The following proteins are co-located in the Chlorocebus sabaeus isolate Y175 chromosome 21, mChlSab1.0.hap1, whole genome shotgun sequence genome:
- the ING3 gene encoding inhibitor of growth protein 3 isoform X2: MLYLEDYLEMIEQLPMDLRDRFTEMREMDLQVQNAMDQLEQRVSEFFMNAKKNKPEWREEQMASIKKDYYKALEDADEKVQLANQIYDLQHF; encoded by the exons ATGTTGTACCTAGAAGACTATCTGGAAA TGATTGAGCAGCTTCCTATGGATCTGCGGGACCGCTTCACGGAAATGCGCGAGATGGACCTGCAGGTGCAGA ATGCAATGGATCAACTAGAACAAAGAGTCAGTGAATTCTTTATGAacgcaaagaaaaataaacctgaaTGGAGAGAAGAACAAATGGCATCCATCAAAAAA GACTACTATAAAGCTTTGGAAGATGCAGATGAGAAGGTTCAGTTGGCAAACCAGATATATGACTTG CAGCACTTCTAA
- the ING3 gene encoding inhibitor of growth protein 3 isoform X3 → MLYLEDYLEMIEQLPMDLRDRFTEMREMDLQVQNAMDQLEQRVSEFFMNAKKNKPEWREEQMASIKKDYYKALEDADEKVQLANQIYDLHF, encoded by the exons ATGTTGTACCTAGAAGACTATCTGGAAA TGATTGAGCAGCTTCCTATGGATCTGCGGGACCGCTTCACGGAAATGCGCGAGATGGACCTGCAGGTGCAGA ATGCAATGGATCAACTAGAACAAAGAGTCAGTGAATTCTTTATGAacgcaaagaaaaataaacctgaaTGGAGAGAAGAACAAATGGCATCCATCAAAAAA GACTACTATAAAGCTTTGGAAGATGCAGATGAGAAGGTTCAGTTGGCAAACCAGATATATGACTTG CACTTCTAA
- the ING3 gene encoding inhibitor of growth protein 3 isoform X1 produces MLYLEDYLEMIEQLPMDLRDRFTEMREMDLQVQNAMDQLEQRVSEFFMNAKKNKPEWREEQMASIKKDYYKALEDADEKVQLANQIYDLVDRHLRKLDQELAKFKMELEADNAGITEILERRSLELDTPSQPVNNHHAHSHTPVEKRKYNPTSHHTTTDHIPEKKFKSEALLSTLTSDASKENTLGCRNNNSTTSSNNAYNVNSSQPLGSYNIGSLSTGTGAGAITMAAAQAVQATAQMKEGRRTSSLKASYEAFKNNDFQLGKEFSMARETVGYSSSSALMTTLTQNASSSAADSRSGRKSKNNNKSSSQQSSSSSSSSSLSSCSSSSTVVQEISQQTTVVPESDSNSQVDWTYDPNEPRYCICNQVSYGEMVGCDNQDCPIEWFHYGCVGLTEAPKGKWYCPQCTAAMKRRGSRHK; encoded by the exons ATGTTGTACCTAGAAGACTATCTGGAAA TGATTGAGCAGCTTCCTATGGATCTGCGGGACCGCTTCACGGAAATGCGCGAGATGGACCTGCAGGTGCAGA ATGCAATGGATCAACTAGAACAAAGAGTCAGTGAATTCTTTATGAacgcaaagaaaaataaacctgaaTGGAGAGAAGAACAAATGGCATCCATCAAAAAA GACTACTATAAAGCTTTGGAAGATGCAGATGAGAAGGTTCAGTTGGCAAACCAGATATATGACTTG GTAGATCGACACTTGAGAAAGCTGGATCAGGAACTGGCTAAGTTTaaaatggagctggaagctgataatgctggaattacagaaatATTAGAGAGGC GATCTTTGGAATTAGACACTCCTTCACAGCCAGTGAACAATCACCATGCTCATTCACATACTCCAGTGGAAA aaaggaaatataatccaaCTTCTCACCATACGACAACAGATCATATTCCTGAAAAGAAGTTTAAATCTGAAGCTCTTCTATCCACCCTTACGTCAGATGCCTCTAAGGAAAATACACTAG GTTGTCGAAATAATAATTCCACGACCTCTTCTAACAATGCCTACAATGTGAATTCCTCCCAACCTCTGGGATCCTATAACATTGGCTCGTTATCTACAGGAACTGGTGCAGGGGCAATTACCATGGCAGCTGCTCAAGCAGTTCAGGCAACAGCTCAG ATGAAGGAGGGACGAAGAACATCAAGTTTAAAAGCCAGTTATGAAGCATTTAAGAATAATGACTTTCAGCtgggaaaagaattttcaatggCCAGAGAAACAGTTGGCTATTCATCATCTTCGGCACTTATGACAACATTAACACAGAATGCCAGTTCATCAGCAGCCGACTCACGGAGTGGTCGAAAGAGCAA aaacaacAACAAGTCTTCAAGCCAACAGtcatcatcttcctcctcctcttcttctttatcATCGTGTTCTTCATCATCAACTGTTGTACAAGAAATCTCTCAACAAACAACTGTAGTGCCAGAATCTGATTCAAACAGTCAGGTTGATTGGACTTATGACCCAAATGAACCTCGGTACTGCATTTGTAATCAG gtaTCTTATGGTGAGATGGTGGGATGTGATAACCAAGAT TGCCCTATAGAATGGTTCCATTATGGCTGCGTTGGATTGACAGAGGCACCAAAAGGCAAATGGTACTGTCCACAGTGCACTGCTGCAATGAAGAGAAGAGGCAGCAGACACAAATAA